In a genomic window of Cerasicoccus sp. TK19100:
- the deoC gene encoding deoxyribose-phosphate aldolase: MSQPTLNELAKMIDHSLLHPTMTDADVQAGCELSRDYNVATACVKPYSIRQALDIFAGTDVMACAVIGFPHGNSTTGIKVIEAESAALAGAKEIDMVVNNGKVKGGDWAYVQREIDLINQAVVAAGSILKVIFENDFLTNDEIIRLCEICNEVDVAFVKTSSGYGFVKGDDGKYSYQGATMEHLKLMRKHTADHIQIKAAGGVRTLDDLLAVREIGVTRIGATATKTMLDEAAERGFPGSLPIMQRAS; encoded by the coding sequence ATGTCCCAACCGACACTAAACGAACTGGCCAAGATGATTGACCACTCCCTGTTGCATCCGACCATGACCGATGCCGACGTACAGGCAGGCTGCGAACTCTCCCGCGATTACAATGTGGCGACCGCTTGCGTGAAGCCCTACTCGATCCGACAGGCACTGGATATTTTTGCAGGCACCGACGTGATGGCCTGCGCCGTCATCGGCTTCCCTCACGGCAACAGTACGACCGGCATCAAGGTGATCGAAGCGGAATCTGCCGCGCTCGCCGGTGCCAAGGAAATCGACATGGTCGTCAACAACGGCAAAGTGAAGGGCGGTGACTGGGCCTACGTTCAACGCGAGATCGACTTGATCAACCAAGCCGTAGTCGCTGCGGGCTCGATCTTGAAAGTGATTTTTGAAAACGACTTTCTGACCAACGATGAAATCATCCGCCTCTGCGAAATTTGCAATGAGGTCGATGTGGCCTTTGTGAAGACTTCCTCAGGCTATGGTTTCGTGAAGGGCGACGATGGTAAATACAGCTACCAAGGAGCGACGATGGAACACCTGAAGCTGATGCGTAAGCACACCGCCGACCATATTCAGATCAAGGCCGCTGGCGGCGTGCGCACGCTGGACGACCTCCTCGCCGTACGCGAGATTGGCGTAACGCGCATCGGTGCCACCGCGACCAAGACCATGCTCGATGAGGCCGCGGAGCGCGGGTTCCCCGGCTCGTTACCGATTATGCAAAGGGCTTCCTAG
- a CDS encoding GntR family transcriptional regulator translates to MIETRNVYVQLIELCQQQLAEGQWSVGDRFPSERELSVEHGVSRATANKVLSKLVSEGWLEIRRGAGCFVAERPTLFSKLRQMDSFTDFARANGLSPSTEVVAFDSPADVSGAVRDSLQVKANERVIFLERQRLLNGVVVIHEERWLPGKLYPRLKAKDLAASFYAVCRERYSLHAAREDATLRAAMAPKKSGILGPTLCLNGAAYDADDVPLWIQHLHYHGACFEVYHASDNVATFPRLTLRLRDDFQDQLSR, encoded by the coding sequence ATGATTGAAACGCGAAACGTTTACGTTCAGTTGATTGAACTCTGCCAGCAGCAGTTGGCCGAAGGACAATGGTCGGTTGGCGATCGCTTTCCCTCGGAGCGCGAATTATCAGTTGAACATGGCGTTAGCAGAGCAACGGCGAACAAGGTTTTATCCAAGCTCGTTAGCGAGGGCTGGTTGGAAATCCGGCGCGGTGCTGGCTGCTTCGTCGCCGAGCGCCCGACCCTTTTTTCCAAGCTGCGCCAAATGGACAGTTTTACGGATTTTGCGCGCGCCAACGGGCTTAGCCCATCGACCGAAGTCGTTGCATTTGACTCCCCCGCTGATGTATCCGGAGCAGTCCGCGATTCTCTTCAGGTAAAGGCCAACGAACGCGTCATTTTTCTGGAACGACAGCGCTTGCTCAATGGCGTAGTCGTCATCCACGAGGAGCGCTGGCTCCCGGGCAAGCTTTACCCGAGGCTCAAAGCCAAGGATCTCGCGGCGTCATTTTATGCAGTCTGTCGCGAGCGTTACAGCCTACATGCCGCTCGGGAGGACGCCACCTTGCGCGCCGCGATGGCCCCGAAGAAGTCCGGCATACTCGGCCCTACACTTTGCCTCAATGGTGCTGCTTATGACGCGGATGACGTCCCCCTTTGGATTCAGCATCTGCATTACCATGGTGCATGTTTCGAGGTATATCACGCGTCTGATAATGTCGCGACATTTCCCCGTCTGACACTGCGCCTGCGGGATGATTTCCAGGATCAGCTATCCCGCTAA
- a CDS encoding IclR family transcriptional regulator — translation MANTVQSVERALTLLELVVGRPQGVGVRELAREADLKAPTAQQLLKTLQARGYLHFNPDSRQYHAGQSLAKLCQQIDPLATLRESLRAPLQAFHAALGETLIAQTMVNGEARILLEFAGNQPLTVRHGEVVIDDPHLWASGSVVLAWQSPAYLDQYIAARNWNTEESQAYRELLMGIRERGLAEMVNVANSGVAAVGAPVFDRQGDFVCAVGGSVPVTRWDDAQRKQLTEGLANLANEIRDQL, via the coding sequence ATGGCGAACACCGTGCAATCAGTTGAAAGAGCCCTAACATTATTGGAGTTAGTCGTCGGACGACCGCAAGGCGTTGGCGTGCGCGAGCTGGCCCGCGAAGCCGACTTGAAAGCACCTACCGCGCAGCAGCTATTGAAGACTCTCCAAGCGCGAGGCTATCTGCATTTTAATCCCGATTCGCGCCAGTATCATGCAGGCCAATCATTGGCAAAGCTCTGCCAGCAAATTGACCCGCTTGCGACCTTGCGCGAGTCACTTCGCGCCCCGCTGCAAGCGTTTCATGCCGCGCTCGGCGAAACGTTGATTGCACAGACGATGGTCAACGGCGAGGCCCGCATTTTGCTCGAGTTCGCCGGCAACCAGCCCCTCACCGTTCGCCATGGCGAAGTCGTCATTGATGATCCGCACTTGTGGGCCTCGGGCAGCGTGGTGCTGGCGTGGCAAAGCCCAGCTTACCTCGATCAATACATCGCCGCGCGAAACTGGAATACCGAAGAATCCCAAGCCTACCGTGAGCTGCTTATGGGCATTCGTGAGCGCGGCTTGGCCGAGATGGTCAACGTCGCCAACAGCGGCGTGGCGGCCGTAGGGGCACCGGTGTTCGACCGCCAGGGTGACTTCGTTTGCGCCGTGGGCGGCAGCGTCCCGGTCACCCGATGGGACGACGCCCAGCGCAAGCAACTCACTGAAGGCCTCGCCAATCTGGCCAACGAAATTCGCGACCAACTTTAA
- a CDS encoding class I SAM-dependent methyltransferase: MSEPTQRFSQRVEDYNKYRPSYPSAAAAILRDECGLQPGAPIADIGSGTGIFSRLLLRQGFRVIGVEPNREMREAGARQLRCYPLYQSWDGRAEETGLPDRTLEAISVAQAFHWFDHSATRREFRRILKPGAWVYIIWNHRRMEGSAFQRAYECLLEEFGTDYHAVDHHGPSRSDFSEFLGDSPVESRIFPNRQECNWEQLRGRLLSCSYVPAPGDPDCLPMLRRLEQIFLKHQLGNRVTLEYDTRVFWGRIS, translated from the coding sequence ATGAGTGAGCCTACCCAGCGATTCAGTCAGCGGGTCGAAGATTATAACAAATATCGACCCAGCTACCCAAGTGCCGCCGCGGCGATTTTACGCGATGAATGTGGGCTCCAGCCGGGTGCGCCAATCGCTGACATCGGATCGGGCACGGGCATATTTTCGCGGCTTTTGCTGCGCCAGGGTTTTCGTGTTATCGGTGTGGAGCCCAACCGCGAAATGCGGGAAGCCGGCGCGCGCCAACTCCGTTGCTACCCGCTTTATCAAAGCTGGGATGGGCGCGCCGAGGAAACAGGTTTGCCGGACCGCACACTGGAGGCGATCAGCGTAGCTCAGGCCTTTCACTGGTTTGACCACAGCGCCACTCGCCGCGAGTTTCGCCGCATCCTGAAGCCGGGAGCCTGGGTTTACATTATTTGGAATCATCGCCGTATGGAGGGCTCTGCCTTTCAGCGTGCTTACGAATGCCTGCTGGAAGAGTTTGGCACCGATTACCACGCGGTCGACCATCACGGGCCTTCTCGGTCGGATTTCTCGGAGTTTTTGGGCGATAGCCCGGTCGAGTCACGGATTTTCCCGAATCGCCAAGAGTGCAACTGGGAGCAATTGCGCGGACGCCTGTTGTCTTGCTCTTATGTGCCAGCACCGGGTGACCCAGACTGCTTGCCGATGCTGCGTCGCCTGGAGCAAATTTTCCTCAAGCACCAACTGGGCAACCGCGTTACCCTGGAATACGATACACGCGTTTTCTGGGGCCGGATCAGCTAA
- a CDS encoding HlyD family secretion protein, with amino-acid sequence MAILGLIGAGIYAYQRYQFDQAHIVTDNAQVEGKMIKILAPERGWLTTVTVIENQPVAVGDTLATLENRYYQLEVQRAQAKVNALIAQKGTEASSQGSASETTGGSGLSQAKLATARANLGVIQAELAEAQSTADDANSQLQRIKSSKNSPSFVQSQLTMAQASADQANARLLTLQKEAYAAEQQVQEAMANAQLLDYNIEEAKAELAQAQVNLASTIIKSPISGHVAQLKVNEGTTVEQGQYLMTVVSDDDKWLVANIKETLFERIFIGDLVDITIDAFPGTPFKGVVESVAPAAGNQFSIIPRNAASGNFIKVEALIPVQVRFTEPVNQVDKLVPGMSAEVTISVEPIHKLKQTDDPKKHDVVPNTEGETTSPQDDPEKEKKEKPDDQANG; translated from the coding sequence GTGGCGATACTGGGCCTGATCGGCGCTGGTATTTATGCCTACCAACGCTACCAGTTTGACCAGGCGCATATCGTCACCGACAACGCGCAAGTCGAAGGGAAGATGATCAAAATACTCGCGCCCGAGCGTGGTTGGCTGACGACGGTGACGGTTATCGAAAACCAGCCCGTCGCAGTCGGCGATACGCTGGCGACCTTGGAGAATCGCTATTATCAACTGGAGGTGCAGCGGGCGCAGGCAAAGGTCAATGCGCTCATTGCTCAGAAGGGGACCGAGGCTAGCAGTCAGGGCAGCGCAAGTGAAACCACTGGCGGTAGCGGTCTGTCTCAGGCCAAGCTCGCCACCGCGCGCGCAAACCTGGGCGTGATTCAGGCCGAACTCGCCGAAGCGCAGTCCACCGCTGACGATGCCAACAGCCAATTGCAGCGCATCAAAAGCAGCAAAAACAGCCCATCGTTTGTCCAGTCGCAGTTGACCATGGCGCAGGCCAGCGCAGATCAGGCTAACGCCCGGCTGCTTACATTACAAAAAGAAGCCTACGCCGCCGAGCAGCAGGTGCAGGAGGCAATGGCCAACGCCCAACTGCTCGATTACAATATTGAGGAGGCCAAGGCCGAGCTCGCGCAGGCGCAGGTTAATCTCGCCTCGACGATTATTAAGTCACCCATCAGCGGGCACGTGGCCCAACTCAAGGTCAACGAAGGCACGACGGTCGAGCAGGGCCAGTATTTGATGACGGTGGTCTCCGATGACGACAAATGGCTCGTGGCCAATATCAAGGAAACGCTGTTTGAGCGCATCTTTATCGGCGATCTCGTGGACATCACCATCGATGCCTTTCCGGGGACGCCTTTTAAGGGCGTGGTCGAGAGTGTGGCCCCTGCGGCGGGAAATCAGTTCAGCATTATTCCGCGCAACGCCGCCAGTGGTAACTTCATTAAGGTCGAGGCCTTGATCCCGGTGCAGGTCCGATTCACCGAGCCAGTGAATCAGGTGGATAAACTGGTGCCTGGCATGAGCGCGGAAGTGACCATTTCCGTGGAGCCTATTCATAAACTGAAGCAGACGGATGATCCGAAAAAGCACGACGTAGTTCCAAATACCGAGGGCGAGACCACCTCGCCACAAGACGACCCGGAGAAGGAAAAAAAGGAAAAGCCGGACGACCAAGCCAATGGCTAG
- a CDS encoding DHA2 family efflux MFS transporter permease subunit translates to MASTEQTGHPQRYLIALAVTLSSLVEGLDTSVVNVSIPQMMGSLGVSLDAIAWVSTGYILSNVIIIPLTGWLASLFGRKRYFTGSLVLFTVASFMCGHATTLESLVFWRIVQGIGGGALVATSQAILYEVFPPKEHSRAMAVWGMGIMVGPAMGPVLGGWLTEKLSWPWIFYINIPICILALVMVVFLVPDSKYREKVRKVDFLGLVLLAVGIGACQLLLEDGNKIGWFSSMTGLELGALVVFCLGLFVWRELTFDSPVVDLRIVGNLQFTACCLFTFVQALCTLAIVFVTPLLLLDLMGYTALETGMIMLPVAVGTSLVMFVVGRISHRCNPYALIFIGVSIFLYAMWRYSYFDAQTPREDFTWPLLLRGIGLGMIFVPLNALAVADLPPEKHAAATGLLNLTRQFGASVGVAVAAAVLGAMQGQFESVLVDAASSDSPQLTYIGQRVTALLAGQGILDPTAHYISLTMLDDYTTQQATSTAFQRIFTIFGLALLAALPLVAFMRKNPDRSAPTPSGH, encoded by the coding sequence ATGGCTAGCACGGAACAGACCGGCCATCCGCAGCGCTACCTGATCGCGCTCGCGGTCACGCTGTCGTCCCTTGTGGAGGGGCTGGACACGTCGGTGGTCAATGTCTCGATCCCGCAGATGATGGGCAGTCTCGGTGTGTCTCTCGATGCGATCGCGTGGGTGTCCACGGGCTATATTTTGTCCAATGTGATCATCATCCCATTAACGGGATGGCTCGCCTCGTTGTTTGGCCGAAAGCGGTATTTTACCGGATCGCTGGTGCTGTTTACAGTGGCGAGTTTCATGTGCGGGCACGCGACGACGCTGGAGTCGCTGGTGTTTTGGCGTATCGTGCAGGGCATTGGTGGCGGGGCTTTGGTGGCGACTTCTCAGGCAATTCTCTACGAGGTATTTCCGCCCAAAGAACACTCGCGCGCAATGGCGGTATGGGGGATGGGCATCATGGTCGGCCCGGCGATGGGGCCGGTGCTTGGTGGCTGGCTCACGGAGAAACTTTCCTGGCCTTGGATCTTCTATATAAACATCCCCATTTGCATCCTCGCGCTGGTGATGGTCGTCTTTCTCGTGCCCGATTCGAAATACCGGGAGAAGGTGCGCAAGGTCGATTTCCTTGGGCTGGTCTTACTGGCGGTGGGCATCGGTGCCTGCCAACTGCTGCTCGAAGACGGCAATAAGATTGGCTGGTTCAGCTCGATGACGGGCCTGGAACTCGGCGCGCTGGTGGTTTTTTGCCTCGGGTTATTTGTCTGGCGGGAGTTGACCTTCGACAGCCCGGTGGTCGACCTGCGTATCGTTGGCAATTTGCAATTTACGGCTTGTTGCCTGTTCACTTTCGTTCAGGCGCTTTGCACGCTGGCCATCGTGTTTGTCACGCCGCTGCTTTTGCTGGACCTGATGGGCTACACCGCATTGGAAACCGGTATGATTATGCTGCCAGTGGCGGTGGGGACGAGTCTGGTGATGTTTGTGGTGGGGCGGATTTCTCACCGCTGCAATCCCTATGCACTGATCTTCATTGGCGTGAGCATTTTTCTCTACGCGATGTGGCGCTACAGCTATTTTGACGCGCAAACGCCACGCGAAGATTTCACCTGGCCGCTGTTATTGCGAGGTATTGGGCTGGGGATGATTTTCGTGCCGCTCAACGCCTTGGCGGTGGCGGATCTGCCGCCGGAGAAGCACGCGGCGGCGACCGGCTTGCTCAACCTGACCCGCCAATTCGGTGCCAGTGTGGGGGTTGCCGTAGCGGCGGCGGTGCTGGGCGCGATGCAGGGGCAATTTGAGTCGGTGTTGGTCGATGCCGCGAGCAGTGATTCGCCGCAGCTGACTTACATTGGGCAGCGCGTGACTGCGCTACTGGCGGGGCAGGGCATTCTGGACCCGACAGCGCACTACATCTCGCTTACCATGCTTGATGACTACACCACGCAGCAAGCGACGAGTACCGCGTTTCAGCGCATCTTCACCATCTTTGGTCTGGCGTTATTGGCGGCCCTGCCACTGGTCGCCTTTATGCGGAAAAATCCTGACCGCAGCGCGCCAACGCCTTCCGGGCATTGA
- a CDS encoding exosortase/archaeosortase family protein, whose amino-acid sequence MDAPSKPKLTGWINLAAPLLLWLLLWSELSAEWLLNDQYGYGLFVPLLGAYLLFRRWGDRPEPEPQGKAIGLWAMLISLTILLTPFRIIYDANADWRVLTWVQALLTFVVSMGFLLYWGGRPWIKHFAPAVFFWLFANPWPMTIEKSIVVGLMSMVASWVVESANLLGVFAERSGNIIQLSRGLVSVEEACSGVRSLQSTLMASYFLGELLRFQWRVRFGLILSGCLLAVSFNYVRTLVLTIVTARQGGEVMERWHDPAGYMVFVMSLFGLLMLTALAQKLRSDHYGAIDGAPLPEDYEPRLLPAKPLIPLMVLMLASVPAVWAWYAWRVEPVKFAGWDFQWEKMAKPVEFQPINPRIEEVLHYSEGELATWDGPGNMHWMAYFLRWDSARAAQLGGIHRPEACLPASGFQMVKREDDFHWQGPDGLELVFNTYIFQNGDAEMYVFYCQWDKTNFPYHQKTGRFKLDRFTDTWNGERKDGKIKLEIFVSNARNRTEALSALQEILSQTIKPELQQG is encoded by the coding sequence ATGGACGCCCCCTCAAAACCGAAGCTGACTGGCTGGATCAACCTGGCCGCACCGCTGCTATTGTGGCTGCTGCTTTGGTCCGAGCTCTCGGCGGAGTGGCTGCTCAATGACCAGTATGGCTACGGGCTCTTCGTCCCGCTGCTGGGTGCTTATCTGCTATTCCGGCGCTGGGGTGACCGCCCGGAGCCCGAGCCCCAGGGCAAGGCCATCGGGCTGTGGGCAATGCTTATCTCGCTGACGATCCTGCTGACGCCGTTTCGCATTATCTACGACGCCAACGCCGACTGGCGCGTGCTGACGTGGGTCCAGGCGCTGCTGACCTTCGTCGTGAGCATGGGCTTCCTGCTCTACTGGGGAGGTCGGCCATGGATAAAGCACTTTGCACCGGCTGTCTTTTTCTGGCTCTTCGCCAACCCCTGGCCGATGACGATCGAGAAATCCATCGTGGTCGGGCTCATGAGCATGGTCGCCAGTTGGGTGGTCGAGTCGGCAAATTTGCTGGGGGTCTTTGCGGAGCGTAGTGGCAACATCATCCAGCTCTCACGGGGGCTGGTCAGCGTGGAAGAGGCCTGTAGCGGCGTGCGCTCTCTCCAGTCCACACTCATGGCGTCTTATTTTCTGGGCGAGCTGCTGCGCTTTCAGTGGCGCGTGCGCTTTGGGCTGATTCTCTCGGGCTGCCTGCTGGCGGTATCCTTCAACTACGTGCGCACGTTGGTGCTGACAATTGTTACCGCGCGCCAGGGCGGCGAAGTCATGGAACGCTGGCACGACCCGGCAGGCTACATGGTCTTCGTGATGAGCCTGTTTGGCCTGCTGATGCTAACCGCGCTCGCGCAGAAGCTCCGATCCGACCACTACGGAGCGATCGACGGAGCCCCCCTCCCCGAGGACTACGAGCCGCGACTGCTCCCGGCCAAGCCCCTCATCCCGCTAATGGTGCTCATGCTAGCCTCCGTGCCGGCCGTATGGGCATGGTATGCTTGGCGCGTTGAGCCGGTAAAGTTTGCCGGCTGGGATTTCCAATGGGAAAAGATGGCCAAGCCTGTCGAATTTCAGCCGATCAACCCGCGCATTGAGGAGGTGCTCCACTACAGCGAGGGCGAGCTGGCCACTTGGGATGGCCCGGGCAACATGCACTGGATGGCGTATTTTTTACGTTGGGACAGCGCCCGCGCCGCGCAGTTGGGGGGTATTCACCGCCCCGAGGCCTGCCTTCCCGCCAGTGGTTTTCAAATGGTCAAGCGAGAGGATGACTTCCATTGGCAAGGGCCCGACGGACTGGAACTGGTTTTTAATACCTACATTTTCCAGAACGGCGACGCCGAGATGTATGTCTTTTACTGCCAGTGGGATAAGACAAACTTCCCTTATCACCAAAAGACCGGACGCTTCAAGCTGGACCGCTTCACGGATACCTGGAACGGCGAGCGCAAGGACGGCAAGATCAAGCTGGAGATATTCGTCTCCAACGCCCGCAACCGTACGGAGGCCCTTAGCGCGCTCCAGGAAATACTCTCTCAAACGATTAAACCTGAATTGCAGCAGGGTTAG
- a CDS encoding aspartyl/asparaginyl beta-hydroxylase domain-containing protein translates to MEPKKAPLKQNRSTFDKAFDALINWVEAKNIQYSTVGNPPIYNNNVFPWAAEIEKDWELIREELEDVLEDRESLPSFHEITKEVETITTDNNWKTFFLAGYGIECEENRRRCPNTVKALEKIPGMKTAMFSILSEGKHIPAHRGPYNGVLRYHLGLRVPEPREQCRIRVHDQFYSWSEGEGVIFDDSFDHEVWNDTDGVRVVLFVDFQRPMRGFGNWLNSMVINLAKHTPYLKEANKNQKEWEKKFYAKKRSQKKAEKREEVGVGK, encoded by the coding sequence ATGGAACCAAAGAAAGCTCCCCTCAAGCAGAACCGCAGCACGTTTGATAAGGCATTCGACGCTCTGATTAATTGGGTCGAGGCTAAGAATATCCAGTACTCCACCGTCGGCAATCCACCAATTTACAACAACAACGTTTTTCCGTGGGCGGCCGAGATCGAAAAAGACTGGGAGCTGATTCGTGAGGAGCTGGAGGACGTGCTGGAAGACCGCGAAAGCCTGCCGAGCTTTCACGAGATCACCAAGGAGGTGGAGACCATCACCACCGATAACAACTGGAAAACGTTCTTTCTCGCCGGCTACGGGATTGAGTGTGAGGAAAACCGCCGCCGCTGCCCGAACACCGTCAAAGCGCTGGAGAAAATCCCCGGCATGAAGACGGCCATGTTCTCCATTTTGTCTGAGGGAAAGCACATCCCAGCGCACCGCGGACCTTATAACGGCGTCCTACGCTACCATCTCGGTCTTCGCGTGCCGGAGCCCCGCGAGCAGTGCCGCATCCGTGTGCACGATCAGTTTTATTCCTGGTCCGAGGGCGAGGGCGTGATCTTCGACGACTCTTTCGACCATGAGGTTTGGAACGACACCGATGGCGTTCGTGTGGTGCTTTTCGTGGATTTCCAGCGCCCGATGCGCGGCTTTGGCAACTGGCTCAACAGCATGGTGATCAACCTCGCCAAGCACACGCCTTACCTCAAGGAAGCGAATAAGAATCAGAAGGAGTGGGAGAAGAAATTCTACGCCAAGAAAAGGTCCCAGAAGAAGGCCGAAAAGCGCGAAGAAGTCGGCGTGGGCAAGTGA
- a CDS encoding cation:proton antiporter, translating to MEEATILRDLTLVVGVAAVVTVVFHLLRLPVILGYLLAGLIIGPSLPELPNLKDASVINQLSELGVVFLMFTIGLGFDLGRVQRVFWPALLAVSLQTALAFFIGMLCAPLVGYTQIEGIFLGAVLTNSASMVCLRLLRDQNRLNSVEAQLAIGLLVFEDIVAVLLLVILGGVSVSGHIDFGQAPFVIIGVAIFVVAVYFFGRMAAAKLTTVLKRAGSVELITLVSVALVLAVGWLASELKLSVALGAFLAGAILAQSNLSKEIERVTEPLRDLFCAVFFVAIGMLINPTWIWNNLFAVIGIALLVVVGKLLACWLGFFLGGAQPEVGFRASLPKASVGEFGFILAAMGFSQGITGDGLTSMTVGLAITTYLIMPVVNAKPDKLFHALANRCPDVLKRATRIYASMLDAVGRYIGRSAFARLARRPLLQVVFYFLVLNSIIASAYIGSHLLENWAEIRGFEDITQLGVWIVAAGLCLPFLTAILRNLDVLILLVTDAVIGESRDRQTLLGGMKNLFHTLLLCVVLVLFGGLYLSAASYFFPSGITLIIFLLLCGVALVLFWRSINQVNSRIEFLFYQSFQQHSRESDEQARETALKEIAGRNPWEAQITEHELSIDSVACGKELKQLKLRSETGAQVIAISRGGMTRFDPSPHIPLFPGDHVILYGESEQVSAAIRMLEAKRKVDPASTDPHEFRIEKTYIGGHSDLVGRTLATAQLRKEYSITVLGIQRGKKRIVSPPADELIQLGDILLVAGRSDAVAAFMATHQPEDLGEVTPAEVIVDQEPPQDERFKP from the coding sequence GTGGAAGAAGCTACCATATTGCGCGATTTGACTCTGGTCGTCGGCGTTGCTGCAGTCGTAACCGTTGTATTTCATTTACTGCGGCTACCGGTCATCCTGGGCTACCTGCTGGCGGGCTTGATCATCGGGCCGAGCTTGCCTGAGCTGCCAAATCTCAAGGACGCCTCAGTCATCAACCAGCTCAGTGAGCTGGGCGTAGTCTTCCTGATGTTTACCATCGGCCTCGGCTTCGATTTGGGGCGTGTGCAACGGGTCTTTTGGCCGGCTTTGCTGGCGGTGTCCCTGCAAACGGCGCTCGCGTTCTTCATCGGAATGCTTTGTGCGCCGCTGGTCGGCTATACGCAGATTGAAGGCATTTTCCTGGGCGCAGTGTTGACCAATTCCGCTTCCATGGTCTGCCTGCGGCTGCTGCGTGACCAAAACCGCCTTAACAGCGTGGAGGCGCAGCTCGCGATCGGCTTGCTCGTCTTTGAAGACATCGTGGCCGTGCTGCTGCTGGTGATTCTGGGCGGGGTCTCCGTATCCGGGCACATCGATTTCGGGCAGGCACCGTTTGTGATCATTGGCGTGGCGATCTTCGTGGTCGCGGTGTATTTCTTTGGGCGTATGGCGGCGGCCAAGCTGACCACGGTGCTCAAGCGGGCGGGCAGCGTGGAGTTAATCACGCTGGTCTCCGTAGCGCTGGTGTTGGCCGTCGGCTGGCTGGCAAGCGAGCTCAAGCTCTCCGTGGCGCTGGGGGCGTTTTTGGCGGGGGCAATCCTCGCGCAGAGTAATCTCTCCAAGGAGATCGAGCGTGTCACCGAGCCGCTGCGTGATCTCTTCTGCGCCGTCTTCTTCGTGGCGATCGGTATGCTGATCAACCCCACGTGGATCTGGAACAACCTTTTTGCCGTGATCGGCATTGCGCTGCTGGTCGTGGTGGGAAAATTACTGGCGTGCTGGCTGGGCTTTTTCCTGGGAGGCGCTCAGCCCGAGGTCGGTTTCCGCGCCTCGCTGCCCAAGGCTAGCGTCGGGGAATTCGGCTTCATCCTCGCGGCAATGGGCTTTAGCCAGGGCATCACGGGTGACGGCCTGACTAGCATGACTGTTGGGCTGGCGATCACGACTTACCTGATCATGCCAGTGGTCAATGCCAAGCCCGACAAGCTTTTCCATGCGCTCGCCAACCGCTGTCCCGACGTGCTCAAGCGCGCGACGCGCATCTATGCGAGCATGCTCGACGCGGTGGGGCGCTACATTGGACGCAGCGCATTTGCCCGCCTGGCCCGGCGCCCATTGCTGCAGGTGGTCTTCTACTTTTTGGTGCTCAATTCCATCATCGCCAGCGCCTACATTGGCTCGCATTTGCTGGAAAATTGGGCCGAGATTCGCGGCTTCGAGGACATCACGCAGCTCGGCGTGTGGATTGTGGCTGCGGGGCTTTGTTTGCCGTTTTTGACCGCGATTCTACGCAATTTAGACGTGCTGATCCTGCTCGTGACCGATGCGGTGATTGGCGAATCCCGCGACCGCCAGACCTTGCTCGGCGGCATGAAAAACCTGTTCCACACGCTGCTGCTTTGCGTGGTGCTGGTGCTCTTCGGGGGGCTCTATTTATCGGCGGCGTCTTACTTTTTCCCCTCCGGCATTACGCTGATTATCTTCCTGTTGTTGTGCGGAGTGGCTCTGGTCCTGTTCTGGCGATCAATCAACCAGGTAAACAGCCGCATCGAGTTCCTCTTCTACCAAAGCTTCCAGCAGCACTCGCGCGAGAGTGATGAGCAGGCCCGCGAGACCGCGCTCAAAGAAATCGCCGGGCGCAACCCATGGGAGGCGCAGATCACCGAGCACGAGTTGTCCATCGACTCCGTCGCCTGCGGCAAAGAGCTCAAGCAGCTCAAACTGCGATCCGAAACCGGTGCTCAGGTAATTGCCATTTCGCGCGGCGGGATGACCCGCTTTGACCCGTCACCACACATCCCGCTCTTTCCCGGCGACCATGTGATTCTCTACGGCGAGAGTGAACAGGTAAGCGCGGCCATCCGCATGCTTGAAGCAAAGCGCAAGGTCGATCCCGCCAGCACCGACCCGCACGAATTCCGTATTGAAAAGACCTACATCGGCGGGCATTCCGACCTGGTCGGCCGGACACTCGCCACCGCTCAATTACGCAAAGAATACAGCATCACGGTGCTCGGCATTCAGCGTGGCAAAAAGCGAATTGTCTCACCGCCAGCCGACGAGCTGATCCAACTGGGGGATATCCTGCTGGTCGCTGGCCGCAGTGACGCCGTGGCGGCCTTCATGGCGACCCATCAGCCGGAAGACCTCGGCGAGGTCACGCCAGCTGAAGTCATCGTGGATCAGGAGCCGCCTCAGGATGAGCGATTTAAGCCATAG